A single window of Culicoides brevitarsis isolate CSIRO-B50_1 chromosome 3, AGI_CSIRO_Cbre_v1, whole genome shotgun sequence DNA harbors:
- the LOC134835504 gene encoding fatty-acid amide hydrolase 2-A-like, producing MLINRILILLLRILGFCIINPLLWILFWKRKKVEGTEDPLLLLPAVDIAEKIRKREITSKQVVQKYIDRIKKVNSVINAVVDDRYADALKEAEAADELISVSDEDFSISRPFLGVPFTVKENVGLAGLSYSAGMIWRRGVLCPKSGPSVELLIKAGAIPLCVSNTPEYSMNLECYNHVNGRTLNPYDTRRTPGGSTGGEAALLGAGASIFGIGGDIGGSIRQPALNCGVFGHKPTPNLIDYEGYWPVIPDPMLEKLFSIGYMTRYAKDLKPVLKVILGENVEKLTLDKEIDFKSMKVFVSETFCKSFLVNPVDKDIIEAVRGATKALSDMGAQIYKLENYLENLEVILEIATAALTSYADSGTWMLKSQHRDVTIRVSS from the exons ATGCTAATAAACCGCATTTTGATACTTTTATTAAGAATTCTTGGATTTTGCATCATAAATCCTCTCCTGTGGATTCTCTTTTGGAAACGAAAAAAGGTCGAAGGAACTGAAGATCCCCTACTTTTGCTCCCAGCTGTGGATATTGCTGAAAAAATCAGAAAGCGTGAA ataacgTCGAAACAGGTTGTCCAAAAATACATTGACCGtatcaaaaaagtgaattcCGTGATAAATGCCGTTGTGGATGATCGTTATGCGGATGCGTTAAAAGAAGCCGAAGCTGCGGACGAGTTAATTTCCGTGTCTGATGAGGATTTTTCCATTTCTCGACCGTTTCTTGGCGTTCCTTTTACTGTCAAAGAAAACGTGGGACTTGCCGGACTTTCGTATTCGGCAGGAATGATTTGGCGCCGGGGTGTTCTTTGCCCGAAAAGTGGTCCTTCCGTCGAATTACTCATCAAAGCAGGCGCAATTCCGCTTTGCGTGTCAAATACGCCCGAGTACAGCATGAATCTCGAGTGTTACAATCACGTCAATGGGCGAACGTTGAATCCGTATGACACGAGACGCACTCCGGGAGGCAGTACGGGCGGAGAAGCAGCCTTACTTGGGGCTGGAGCGTCGATTTTTGGCATCGGCGGCGACATTGGCGGCTCAATTCGACAACCAGCGTTAAATTGTGGGGTCTTTGGACATAAACCGACACCAAATTTGATCGATTATGAAGGATATTGGCCTGTTATACCGGATCCCATGTTGGAAAAACTCTTTTCGATCGGATATATGACGCGATATGCGAAGGATTTGAAGCCCGTTTTGAAAGTTATTTTAGgagaaaatgtcgaaaaactCACTTTGGACAAGGAAATTGACTTTAAATCGATGAAAGTCTTCGTTTCTGAGACTTTTTGTAAGTCGTTCCTCGTAAATCCCGTCGATAAGGACATAATTGAAGCTGTGAGAGGCGCCACAAAAGCCCTGAGTGACATGGGAGCTCAAATTTATAAActagaaaattatttggagAACTTGGAAGTCATTTTAGAAATTGCCACAGCAGCTTTGACGAGCTATGCTGACTC CGGTACTTGGATGCTCAAATCACAGCATCGGGATGTTACAATTCGAGTTTCTTCGTAA